A genomic segment from Xiphophorus maculatus strain JP 163 A chromosome 6, X_maculatus-5.0-male, whole genome shotgun sequence encodes:
- the sft2d3 gene encoding vesicle transport protein SFT2C, with the protein MAELNRQLQEYLTQSKSSGTKSSSSTLVEVGEPEAVPGSWFGRWSSPWSGQNSGGGSGSSWPWSADPDPCLPGVTRKQRLLGFGLCAAMSALCFGLSALYAPLLLLYARKFALLWTLGSLFAVAAVAALRGPSRLLAGLHRSPGAAAYLAALAGTLYAALGLHSTVLTALGAGLQVALILGCLLALLPGGSAGIRVLGGWTFSVLKRTVSSRTLSI; encoded by the coding sequence ATGGCCGAACTGAACCGACAGCTCCAGGAGTATCTGACCCAGTCCAAAAGCAGCGGAACCAAGTCCAGCTCCAGCACCTTGGTGGAAGTAGGCGAACCGGAAGCGGTACCTGGCAGCTGGTTCGGCCGGTGGTCCAGTCCGTGGTCCGGGCAGAACTCCGGCGGCGGCTCCGGCTCCTCCTGGCCCTGGTCGGCCGACCCGGACCCGTGCCTGCCCGGAGTGACCCGGAAGCAGCGCCTGCTGGGGTTCGGGCTCTGCGCGGCCATGTCGGCTCTGTGCTTCGGGCTGTCGGCCCTCTACGCCCCGCTGCTGCTCCTCTACGCCCGGAAGTTCGCGCTGCTCTGGACGCTGGGCTCGCTGTTCGCCGTGGCGGCGGTGGCGGCGCTGCGGGGGCCCAGCCGGCTGCTGGCCGGCCTGCACCGCTCCCCCGGGGCCGCGGCCTACCTGGCCGCCCTGGCCGGAACGCTCTACGCCGCCCTGGGCCTCCACAGCACCGTGCTGACGGCCCTGGGAGCCGGCCTGCAGGTGGCGCTCATCCTGGGCTGCTTGCTGGCGCTGCTGCCCGGGGGCAGCGCTGGGATCCGGGTTCTGGGCGGCTGGACTTTCTCCGTCCTCAAGAGGACCGTGAGCAGCAGAACCCTGTCGATCTGA
- the LOC111608814 gene encoding dual specificity protein phosphatase 18-like gives MALSQVTPSLFLSGADAPLNGALMSQKGITLIVNATLSHALPAHPGVECLRVPVCDLPCERLGLHFDRVAERIHSNRAGGTLVHCVAGRSRSPALVMAYLMRFRGATLRQAHRRVLESRPCIRINAGFWEQLLQYERRLYGRNTVRVEPEGPSRAAPWSSQLTSVPRSPVMSRSQVIMSPHKLIRESTVSSKSNRTIYKPL, from the coding sequence ATGGCGCTCTCCCAGGTCACGCCCTCCCTGTTCCTGAGTGGGGCCGACGCTCCCCTGAACGGCGCTCTGATGTCACAGAAAGGCATCACGCTGATAGTGAACGCCACGCTAAGCCACGCCCTGCCCGCCCACCCGGGTGTGGAGTGTCTGCGCGTCCCCGTCTGCGACCTGCCCTGCGAACGCCTCGGCCTGCACTTCGACCGCGTGGCCGAGCGTATCCATAGTAACCGCGCCGGAGGCACGCTGGTGCATTGCGTCGCGGGGAGGAGCCGCTCGCCGGCGCTGGTCATGGCGTACCTGATGAGGTTCCGCGGCGCCACGCTGCGCCAGGCTCACCGCCGCGTCCTGGAGAGCCGGCCCTGCATCCGCATCAATGCCGGGTTCTgggagcagctgctgcagtaCGAGAGGAGGCTGTACGGCCGCAACACGGTCCGGGTGGAGCCCGAGGGGCCAAGCCGGGCCGCTCCGTGGAGCAGCCAGTTGACCTCTGTACCCAGATCTCCTGTGATGTCACGCTCTCAGGTGATTATGTCGCCACATAAATTAATAAGAGAATCTACAGTGTCATCAAAGAGCAACAGAACAATTTACAAACCGCTGTGA